A genomic stretch from Aedes albopictus strain Foshan chromosome 2, AalbF5, whole genome shotgun sequence includes:
- the LOC115258480 gene encoding jerky protein homolog-like — translation MRRFKDRFGLHVKRVAGEKASADTASYLKFKDVLEEQILEMGLKKSQVYNADESAIFIKMLASRSVVLSHESKASGRKLNKMRYTFMPCSNVDGSNKLKLMFIGTAAKPRSFPAKELLPVSYYNSKKAWMTRELFRTWFYNEFIPAVREFSERFNLEPKALLVLDNCTAHYDGGDKLISDDGLIKVIYLPPNVTSECQPMDQAVINAIKMRYKRKLMLKLVLEDEQLKFEDRLKKITLQQSIDWLSAAWDEISSSTIENSWKKLINQFPECDWSSADLDVPDNVDDISCSGIGF, via the exons ATGCGACGTTTCAAGGATCGATTCGGGCTGCACGTGAAGCGAGTGGCCGGCGAAAAAGCTTCCGCCGATACCGCATCGTATTTAAAATTCAAGGACGTATTGGAAGAGCAGATTTTGGAAATGGGTCTCAAAAAGTCGCAAGTCTACAATGCTGACGAATCTGCAATTTTCATTAAGATGTTGGCATCACGGAGCGTTGTGCTTTCTCATGAGAGTAAGGCTTCAGGACGAAAATTGAATAAGATGCGGTACACTTTCATGCCGTGTAGCAATGTCGATGGCTCCAACAAATTGAAATTGATGTTTATTGGCACAGCCGCCAAACCACGTTCGTTTCCGGCTAAGGAGTTGCTTCCTGTTTCCTACTACAACTCAAAAAAAGCTTGGATGACGCGAGAGCTTTTCCGGACATGGTTCTACAATGAATTTATCCCAGCGGTAAGAGAATTTTCAGAACGGTTCAACCTTGAGCCCAAGGCGCTGTTGGTGCTGGACAATTGTACCGCACATTATGACGGAGGTGATAAATTGATTTCCGATGATGGACTAATTAAG GTCATTTATCTTCCACCGAACGTTACATCAGAGTGTCAACCTATGGACCAGGCAGTGATCAACGCGATAAAGATGAGATACAAACGGAAACTGATGCTGAAACTTGTGCTGGAGGATGAGCAGCTTAAGTTTGAAGACCGTCTGAAGAAAATCACTCTGCAACAGAGTATCGACTGGTTGTCAGCCGCGTGGGATGAGATCAGTTCATCCACAATCGAAAACTCGTGGAAGAAATTGATTAATCAGTTCCCTGAATGTGATTGGAGTTCAGCCGATTTGGATGTACCAGACAATGTGGATGATATAAGCTGCTCAGGAATCGGATTTTAA